One window of the Glycocaulis alkaliphilus genome contains the following:
- the scpA gene encoding methylmalonyl-CoA mutase codes for MTRQTPPDFTRLPFNPPRAAASKAARPDGWMSPEGIEIAPAYGPQDTAPLDFAGGLPGLAPFHRGPYPTMFVQRPWTIRQYAGFSTAEDSNAFYRRNLAAGQKGLSIAFDLATHRGYDSDNPRVIGDVGMAGVAVDSILDMRQLFDGIPLDQMSVSMTMNGAVLPVLALYIVAAEEQGVKPAQLSGTIQNDILKEFMVRNTYIYPPAPSMRIISDIFAFTSTEMPRFNSISISGYHIQEAGAPADLELAYTIADGLEYIAAGVKAGLDVDTFAPRLSFFWGISMNYYMEVAKLRAARLIWAKLVKERFAPKSDKSLSLRAHSQTSGWSLTAQDVFNNVARTTIEAMAAVDGHTQSLHTNSLDEALALPTDFSARIARNTQIVLETEAHLTDTIDPWGGSWFVERLTHDLAARALAHIEEIDALGGMAKAIEDGTPKLRIEEAAAKTQARIDSGQQTIAGVNKFRLTEPEDVPVLKVDNAGVRRQQLEKLKKLKAERDPQQVEAALHALTRAADEKTGNLLALAVDAARAHASVGEISDALEKVYGRHKAAIQSIQGVYLKASGNDEKVQRALAAADAFAEAEGRRPRILIAKMGQDGHDRGQKVVASAFADLGWDVDIGPLFQTPEEAARQAIENDVHVVAASSLAAGHLTLVPALRDALKDGGGGDKLIVVGGVIPPEDVSTLRQMGAAAVYPPGTVIADSAIELIERLGSAR; via the coding sequence ATGACCCGTCAGACCCCGCCCGATTTCACGCGCCTGCCCTTCAATCCGCCGCGCGCAGCAGCCAGCAAGGCCGCCCGCCCGGACGGCTGGATGAGCCCTGAAGGCATCGAGATCGCCCCCGCCTATGGGCCGCAGGACACCGCGCCGCTGGACTTTGCAGGCGGCCTGCCGGGCCTTGCCCCCTTCCATCGCGGCCCCTACCCGACCATGTTCGTGCAGCGCCCGTGGACGATCCGCCAGTATGCGGGCTTCTCCACGGCGGAAGACTCCAACGCCTTCTACCGGCGCAATCTGGCCGCCGGGCAGAAAGGGCTTTCCATCGCCTTCGATCTGGCCACGCACCGGGGCTATGACAGCGATAATCCGCGCGTGATCGGCGATGTCGGCATGGCGGGCGTGGCGGTCGATTCCATTCTCGATATGCGCCAGCTTTTCGACGGCATACCGCTGGACCAGATGAGCGTGTCGATGACGATGAATGGCGCGGTGCTGCCCGTGCTCGCGCTCTATATCGTCGCGGCAGAGGAACAGGGCGTAAAACCGGCCCAGCTTTCAGGCACGATCCAGAACGACATCCTGAAAGAGTTCATGGTGCGCAACACCTATATCTACCCGCCTGCGCCCTCTATGCGGATCATCTCCGACATTTTCGCCTTCACCTCGACGGAGATGCCGCGTTTCAACTCCATCTCCATCTCCGGCTACCACATACAGGAGGCTGGCGCCCCGGCGGATCTGGAGCTGGCCTACACCATCGCGGATGGGCTGGAATACATTGCCGCCGGCGTGAAGGCCGGGCTGGACGTGGACACATTCGCCCCGCGCCTCTCCTTCTTCTGGGGCATTTCCATGAATTATTACATGGAAGTGGCCAAGCTGCGCGCCGCGCGCCTGATCTGGGCGAAGCTGGTGAAGGAGCGCTTTGCGCCGAAGTCCGACAAATCCCTCTCCTTGCGCGCGCACAGCCAGACATCCGGCTGGTCTCTGACCGCGCAGGACGTGTTCAACAATGTCGCGCGCACCACGATCGAGGCGATGGCCGCTGTCGATGGTCACACCCAGTCGCTGCATACCAATTCGCTGGATGAGGCGCTGGCCCTGCCGACGGACTTCTCCGCCCGCATCGCGCGCAATACCCAGATCGTGCTGGAAACCGAGGCGCACCTGACCGACACAATCGATCCGTGGGGCGGCAGCTGGTTTGTCGAGCGCCTGACCCATGATCTTGCTGCCCGCGCGCTCGCCCATATCGAGGAAATCGACGCGCTGGGCGGCATGGCGAAAGCCATCGAGGACGGCACACCGAAACTGCGCATCGAGGAGGCGGCTGCCAAGACGCAAGCGCGCATCGATTCCGGCCAGCAGACGATTGCGGGCGTGAACAAGTTCCGCCTGACCGAGCCTGAAGACGTGCCGGTGCTGAAGGTGGATAATGCCGGCGTGCGCCGCCAGCAGCTTGAAAAGCTGAAAAAGCTCAAGGCGGAGCGCGATCCGCAACAGGTGGAGGCCGCCCTGCACGCCCTCACCCGCGCGGCGGATGAGAAAACCGGCAATCTGCTGGCTCTGGCCGTCGATGCGGCCCGCGCGCATGCCAGCGTAGGGGAAATTTCCGACGCGCTGGAAAAGGTTTATGGCCGCCACAAGGCCGCCATCCAGTCGATACAGGGGGTGTATTTGAAAGCCTCAGGCAATGACGAGAAGGTCCAGCGCGCGCTGGCCGCCGCCGATGCCTTTGCCGAGGCCGAGGGGCGCCGGCCGCGCATACTGATCGCGAAAATGGGCCAGGACGGCCATGACCGGGGCCAGAAGGTCGTCGCCTCCGCCTTTGCTGATCTCGGCTGGGACGTGGATATCGGCCCGCTCTTCCAGACGCCCGAAGAAGCCGCCCGCCAGGCCATCGAAAACGATGTCCATGTCGTGGCCGCGTCTTCGCTGGCCGCCGGACACCTCACCCTGGTGCCCGCGCTGCGCGATGCGCTGAAAGATGGCGGGGGCGGTGACAAGCTGATCGTGGTGGGCGGCGTGATCCCGCCTGAAGACGTCTCCACGCTGCGCCAGATGGGCGCCGCCGCCGTCTACCCGCCCGGCACGGTGATTGCCGATAGCGCGATAGAGCTGATCGAGAGGCTGGGTAGCGCGCGCTGA
- the flhB gene encoding flagellar biosynthesis protein FlhB — translation MAEGEDKSEKTEPPSQRKLDKAREKGDVPKSQEIPAWFILAAGLGVLAAFGPSMGAGLTRELSVFLSQPHEMSLDNTGALALTMAAVMKVLLVMGLAFGAIIAAALAGHFVQHGLIFTTSKLEPKLSKLNPVEGVKRILGPQGWVNFVKGLAKMALVAIAITIVLWPRQSLLAGLPAVAPAQILVLFREIAIQLMLAALAVFAIIALADYIFQRQQFYDRNKMSRREIRDEFKESEGDPMVRARLRQIRQERARKRMMAAVPEAAVVITNPTHYAVALKYQQGVTAAPICVAKGVEAVALKIREIAEEHGVPIVEDPPLARALHASVDLDEVIPPEHFAAVAKVIGYVLSLKKRR, via the coding sequence ATGGCAGAAGGTGAAGACAAGAGCGAAAAGACCGAGCCGCCAAGCCAGCGAAAGCTGGACAAGGCGCGCGAGAAAGGCGACGTCCCCAAATCCCAGGAAATCCCGGCCTGGTTTATCCTGGCGGCAGGCCTTGGCGTGCTGGCCGCCTTCGGGCCGTCCATGGGTGCAGGGCTGACGCGCGAGCTGTCAGTCTTCCTTTCCCAGCCTCACGAGATGTCGCTCGATAATACCGGCGCGCTGGCGCTGACCATGGCTGCGGTGATGAAGGTCCTGCTGGTCATGGGGCTGGCGTTCGGGGCGATCATTGCGGCGGCGCTGGCGGGCCATTTTGTCCAGCACGGGCTGATCTTCACCACGTCCAAGCTGGAGCCCAAGCTCAGCAAGCTGAACCCTGTCGAAGGCGTGAAGCGTATTCTCGGGCCTCAGGGCTGGGTGAATTTCGTCAAGGGCCTCGCCAAGATGGCGCTGGTGGCCATCGCCATCACCATTGTGCTGTGGCCGCGCCAGTCGCTGCTGGCCGGTCTGCCTGCCGTGGCGCCAGCCCAGATTCTGGTGCTGTTCCGTGAGATTGCCATCCAGCTCATGCTGGCGGCGCTGGCGGTGTTCGCGATCATCGCACTGGCCGATTACATTTTCCAGCGCCAGCAATTCTATGACCGCAACAAGATGAGCCGCCGCGAGATCCGCGATGAGTTCAAGGAGTCCGAAGGCGACCCGATGGTGCGCGCGCGCCTGCGCCAGATACGTCAGGAGCGGGCCAGAAAGCGCATGATGGCCGCCGTGCCGGAGGCGGCTGTCGTCATCACCAACCCGACCCACTACGCGGTGGCGCTGAAATACCAGCAGGGTGTGACAGCCGCGCCGATATGCGTGGCCAAGGGCGTGGAAGCGGTGGCGTTGAAAATCCGCGAGATCGCCGAGGAGCACGGCGTGCCGATCGTCGAAGATCCGCCGCTGGCGCGCGCCCTGCACGCCAGCGTCGATCTCGACGAGGTGATTCCGCCGGAACACTTCGCGGCAGTCGCCAAGGTGATCGGCTATGTGCTCTCGCTGAAAAAACGGCGCTAG
- a CDS encoding methylmalonyl-CoA mutase family protein: MTDQIIPLADGFAPATPDAWEALAVKALAGKPVNLLTRRTRDDVARGPLFAPHNAAPPDAALPGTPPFARGRVLARDAYLPWAMRQAHDTAAPREANTAILADLAGGASEITLEIDPSGKSGIAARNSDELEAVLADVMLDLAPVHLRAGAWDVEAARLLLDLLERRDAVAGGGLGLSAALGREAGKRIALATRARKTSPAIRAFRADGRAVFEAGGTEVQELAFAAASAVEAMEALVKAGWDAGDAAATIEVELAADTDIHLTIAKLRAMRLIWAQMMDAWGISDERGALYIHATTGERGLSAIDPWTNLIRAACAGLAATAGGADALTITPMTRASGRSTPFSRRLARNLHILLAEETHAGKINDPAGGSYLHETLSHKLAEAAWGEMQRMIALGGASAALRSDSWKGDIAKAADGLMKLVSTGKEPVIGVTSFPDLDPRALKAEDGAYTPPALAKSAFADAPVDAIPLPAPMRTAAPFEAIRAKVEAAAPGPVFLATLGTLPEFNARAGFATNRLGVAGLRTAPAMAHDNVEACVEAFRSSGSALAIMCGTDQAYADHAAGLAAALKAAGAVSVWLAGRHDSAPADAAIDHAIHMRSDALEDARLAARAMGVDA; this comes from the coding sequence ATGACAGATCAGATCATACCGCTCGCTGACGGATTTGCGCCCGCCACGCCGGATGCGTGGGAAGCGCTTGCCGTGAAGGCACTGGCTGGCAAGCCGGTGAACTTGCTGACACGCCGCACGCGCGACGATGTTGCACGCGGTCCGCTGTTTGCGCCTCACAATGCGGCGCCGCCTGATGCGGCGCTGCCCGGCACACCGCCCTTCGCTCGCGGGCGCGTACTGGCGCGCGATGCCTACCTGCCCTGGGCCATGCGGCAGGCGCACGACACCGCCGCTCCGCGCGAAGCCAATACCGCCATACTGGCCGACTTGGCAGGCGGGGCGAGCGAGATCACGCTGGAGATCGATCCCTCCGGCAAATCGGGAATCGCCGCGCGTAATTCAGACGAGCTCGAAGCCGTCCTCGCCGATGTGATGCTGGACCTCGCCCCGGTCCATTTGCGCGCAGGCGCGTGGGATGTTGAGGCAGCCCGCCTGCTGCTGGACCTGCTGGAGCGCCGGGATGCGGTAGCGGGCGGCGGGCTGGGCCTGTCAGCCGCGCTGGGCCGGGAGGCAGGTAAACGCATCGCACTGGCCACGCGGGCGCGCAAAACATCGCCTGCCATCCGTGCCTTCCGCGCCGATGGCCGCGCCGTATTCGAGGCGGGCGGCACCGAGGTGCAGGAGCTGGCTTTTGCCGCCGCCAGCGCCGTCGAGGCCATGGAAGCGCTGGTCAAAGCGGGCTGGGATGCGGGCGATGCCGCCGCCACGATAGAGGTGGAGCTGGCCGCCGATACCGATATTCACCTGACCATTGCCAAGCTGCGCGCCATGCGCCTGATCTGGGCGCAGATGATGGATGCGTGGGGCATCAGCGACGAGCGCGGCGCGTTGTATATACACGCGACGACCGGCGAACGGGGCCTGTCCGCCATTGATCCGTGGACGAACCTCATCCGGGCCGCCTGTGCAGGCCTTGCCGCCACGGCGGGCGGGGCAGATGCGCTGACCATCACACCGATGACGCGCGCTTCCGGGCGCTCCACGCCCTTCTCACGGCGTCTTGCGCGCAATCTGCACATCTTGCTCGCCGAAGAGACCCATGCCGGAAAGATCAATGATCCGGCAGGCGGCAGCTATCTGCATGAAACGCTCAGCCATAAGCTTGCCGAAGCCGCATGGGGCGAGATGCAGCGCATGATCGCTCTTGGCGGGGCCAGCGCGGCGCTACGCTCCGACAGCTGGAAAGGAGATATCGCCAAGGCCGCTGACGGGCTGATGAAGCTGGTCAGCACGGGCAAGGAGCCGGTTATCGGTGTTACCAGCTTCCCTGATCTCGATCCGCGCGCCCTGAAAGCTGAAGACGGCGCCTACACACCGCCAGCCCTTGCCAAATCTGCCTTCGCAGACGCGCCGGTTGACGCCATCCCGCTGCCCGCACCGATGCGCACAGCCGCGCCCTTCGAGGCTATCCGCGCCAAGGTGGAGGCCGCCGCGCCGGGGCCGGTTTTCCTCGCCACGCTTGGCACTTTGCCGGAATTCAATGCCCGCGCGGGCTTTGCCACCAACCGGCTGGGCGTGGCCGGGCTGCGTACAGCGCCTGCCATGGCCCATGACAACGTAGAGGCATGCGTTGAGGCGTTTAGAAGCTCCGGCTCTGCCCTCGCCATCATGTGTGGCACTGATCAGGCTTATGCAGACCACGCCGCCGGGCTCGCCGCAGCGCTGAAAGCTGCCGGTGCGGTATCCGTCTGGCTGGCCGGGCGGCACGACAGTGCCCCGGCAGACGCCGCCATAGATCACGCGATCCATATGCGCTCTGACGCGCTGGAAGACGCCCGCCTTGCCGCGCGCGCGATGGGAGTGGATGCATGA
- the recA gene encoding recombinase RecA, whose product MASSAIRLVKDTDMDKSKALEAALTQIDRQFGKGSVMKLGARPNQNIEAVSTGSLGLDIALGVGGLPKGRIVEIYGPESSGKTTLALHCIAEAQKRGGVCAFVDAEHALDPVYARKLGVDVGELLVSQPDTGEQSLEITDTLVRSGAIDVLVIDSVAALTPRAELEGDMGDSLPGLQARLMSQALRKLTGSISKSNCLVIFINQIRMKIGVMFGNPETTTGGNALKFYSSVRLDIRRIGAIKDRDEVIGNQTRVKVVKNKVAPPFREVEFDILYGEGISRMGEVIDLGVKAGIIEKSGSWYSHDSERIGQGRENARKFLLDHPEISEKIENQIRANAGLIAEEMLVGPGEDDDLDDAAEAAG is encoded by the coding sequence ATGGCATCTTCCGCAATCCGACTGGTGAAAGACACCGATATGGACAAGTCCAAGGCACTCGAAGCCGCACTCACGCAGATCGACCGCCAGTTCGGCAAGGGCTCAGTCATGAAGCTCGGTGCCCGCCCGAACCAGAATATCGAGGCGGTGTCCACCGGCTCGCTGGGGCTGGACATTGCGCTGGGCGTTGGCGGCCTGCCCAAAGGGCGGATCGTCGAGATTTACGGCCCTGAAAGCTCGGGCAAAACGACGCTGGCCCTGCACTGCATTGCCGAGGCGCAAAAGCGCGGCGGCGTGTGCGCCTTCGTTGACGCGGAACATGCGCTCGATCCGGTCTATGCCCGCAAGCTGGGCGTGGATGTGGGTGAGTTGCTGGTCTCCCAGCCTGATACGGGTGAGCAGTCGCTGGAAATTACCGACACGCTGGTGCGTTCTGGCGCCATTGATGTGCTGGTGATCGACTCTGTCGCTGCGCTGACGCCGCGTGCCGAGCTGGAAGGCGATATGGGCGACAGCCTGCCGGGCCTTCAGGCCCGTCTGATGAGCCAGGCGCTGCGCAAGCTCACCGGCTCCATCTCCAAGTCCAACTGTCTTGTCATCTTCATCAACCAGATCCGCATGAAGATCGGCGTGATGTTTGGCAATCCGGAAACGACGACCGGCGGTAATGCGCTGAAATTCTATTCCTCGGTCCGCCTCGATATTCGCCGCATCGGCGCGATCAAGGACCGTGACGAGGTGATCGGTAACCAGACGCGCGTGAAAGTGGTCAAGAACAAGGTGGCGCCGCCCTTCCGCGAGGTGGAGTTCGATATTCTCTATGGCGAAGGCATTTCGCGCATGGGCGAGGTGATTGATCTGGGCGTGAAGGCCGGGATCATCGAAAAATCCGGCTCATGGTACTCGCATGACTCCGAGCGCATCGGTCAGGGCCGCGAAAACGCCCGCAAATTCCTGCTCGATCACCCGGAGATTTCGGAGAAGATCGAGAACCAGATCCGTGCCAATGCCGGCCTCATTGCCGAGGAAATGCTGGTTGGTCCGGGCGAGGATGATGATCTGGATGATGCGGCGGAAGCGGCCGGGTAG
- a CDS encoding ATP-binding protein, with translation MADGEGRVLAANATLRSWLDVPEGQALKVKDFLAGDMAKGFLKTRGEKGVVRLDARLLAREGVESPITLAVEWDEGRPVRARAVVYGLTAAGTPPGVAQMIAQHTGGRTGRTFDDMFASAPFGVARLDGADPARSIIEDANPALVQLSGGAALPGKAFESLFDWSLGDSAEAAFAAAMSGRSEPVALKLKSSDGLRDVHLFLSPARSGKRAAYLVDITALRELEGQYAQAQKLKAVGELVARVAHDFNNFLTAIRLNTDNLLLRHPVGDPTYPDLQNINGVVAQAAGRIKHLLAFARKQTLRVETVDLTETLADTVHLVRQSVEEWVRVEVRHGRDVPLVRIDKDELANALMNLATNARDAMAAKGRGTLTISTEGVDATIVRAAGAPDVKDGPWAAIHVADEGSGMDEATLEKIFEPFFTTKEPGKGTGLGLATVYGIVKQSGGFLFARSKPGEGTTFSIYLPGHTPDAEEIAKTEARKAEVPVQRKPADLAGRGRILLVEDEAPVRTITAATLKKRGYEVEQAEDGEEALAILEERPGEFDLIISDVVMPGLDGPGLLKAATQYLGNARVIFISGYAEEHFSHTLSADLDISFLPKPFSLEALAQRVKDELGR, from the coding sequence ATGGCCGATGGCGAGGGCCGTGTGCTGGCCGCCAATGCGACCTTGCGCTCCTGGCTGGATGTGCCTGAGGGGCAGGCCCTGAAGGTGAAAGACTTCCTGGCCGGTGACATGGCCAAGGGCTTCCTGAAAACCCGCGGCGAGAAGGGCGTTGTGCGCCTTGATGCGCGGCTGCTGGCTCGCGAAGGTGTTGAAAGCCCGATTACCCTCGCCGTTGAATGGGATGAGGGGCGCCCTGTGCGCGCGCGCGCCGTGGTTTACGGGCTGACGGCGGCAGGCACGCCCCCCGGCGTCGCCCAGATGATTGCCCAGCACACCGGCGGGCGTACTGGACGGACCTTCGATGACATGTTTGCCAGCGCGCCGTTTGGCGTGGCGCGCCTTGACGGCGCCGACCCGGCCCGCTCGATCATCGAGGATGCCAATCCGGCCCTGGTGCAGCTGTCGGGCGGCGCGGCGCTGCCGGGCAAGGCATTTGAAAGCCTGTTCGACTGGAGCCTCGGAGACAGTGCGGAGGCGGCCTTTGCTGCGGCCATGTCCGGGCGCAGCGAGCCGGTGGCGCTCAAGCTGAAATCGTCGGACGGCTTGCGCGACGTGCATCTCTTCCTGTCGCCGGCGCGTTCGGGCAAGCGGGCGGCCTATCTGGTGGACATCACGGCTTTGCGCGAGCTGGAAGGCCAGTATGCGCAGGCCCAAAAGCTCAAAGCGGTCGGTGAGCTGGTGGCGCGCGTGGCGCACGACTTCAACAATTTCCTGACCGCGATCCGGCTGAATACTGACAATCTGCTGCTGCGCCATCCGGTAGGGGACCCGACCTATCCGGACCTGCAGAACATCAATGGCGTGGTGGCGCAGGCGGCAGGCCGGATCAAGCACCTGCTCGCCTTTGCCCGCAAGCAGACCCTGCGCGTCGAGACTGTCGATCTGACCGAGACGCTCGCCGATACCGTACACCTGGTGCGCCAGAGCGTGGAAGAATGGGTGCGCGTGGAAGTGCGTCATGGCCGGGATGTGCCGTTGGTACGCATTGACAAGGACGAGCTTGCCAACGCGCTGATGAACCTTGCCACCAATGCGCGCGACGCGATGGCAGCCAAGGGGCGCGGCACGCTGACCATCTCCACCGAAGGCGTTGATGCCACCATCGTGCGCGCGGCTGGCGCGCCGGACGTCAAGGACGGGCCATGGGCGGCCATTCACGTCGCCGACGAAGGCTCCGGCATGGATGAGGCCACGCTGGAGAAAATCTTCGAGCCGTTCTTCACGACCAAGGAGCCCGGCAAGGGCACGGGCCTCGGCCTTGCGACGGTCTATGGCATCGTCAAGCAGTCCGGCGGCTTCCTGTTTGCGCGTTCGAAGCCCGGTGAGGGCACGACCTTCTCGATCTATCTGCCCGGCCACACGCCCGATGCCGAGGAGATCGCAAAGACCGAAGCGCGCAAGGCTGAAGTGCCGGTGCAGCGCAAGCCTGCAGACCTCGCCGGGCGCGGGCGAATCCTGCTGGTGGAGGATGAAGCGCCGGTACGCACCATTACGGCGGCGACGCTGAAAAAGCGCGGCTATGAGGTGGAACAGGCCGAGGATGGCGAAGAGGCTCTCGCGATTCTCGAGGAGCGCCCCGGCGAGTTTGATCTCATCATCTCCGACGTGGTTATGCCGGGGCTGGACGGTCCGGGGCTACTGAAAGCCGCTACCCAGTATCTCGGCAATGCGCGCGTGATCTTCATTTCGGGCTATGCCGAGGAGCATTTCTCGCACACCCTGTCGGCGGATCTCGATATTTCCTTCCTGCCCAAGCCCTTCAGCCTGGAGGCGCTGGCCCAGCGCGTGAAGGACGAGTTGGGGCGGTAG
- the alaS gene encoding alanine--tRNA ligase, with protein sequence MTRLRDIRAQFLGYFEGNGHEVVASSPLVPKDDPTLLFTNAGMVQFKNVFTGAEKRANPRAVSSQKCVRAGGKHNDLDNVGYTARHHTFFEMLGNFSFGDYFKEEAIHHAWTLVTKDFALPKDKLLVTVYAEDDDAAALWKKIASLPDDRIIRIATSDNFWMMGDTGPCGPCSEIFFDHGEHIPGGPPGSPDEDGDRFIEIWNLVFMQYEQQADGSRINLPKPSIDTGMGLERVAAVLQGKHNNYEIDLFANLIKAGEEALKVKAQGAALASHRVIADHLRATSFLIADGVTPSNEGRGYVLRRIMRRAMRHAHILGATEPVIYTLAPVLAAEMGDAFPELNRALPVIEETLRGEEERFQRTLGRGLTLLEEAIADLPEGAALPGETAFKLYDTYGFPLDLTQDALRAKGLSVDEAGFNTAMDRQRAEARAHWQGSGDAAGDAVWFAVRDVTGPTQFLGYSELSAKGALKAIIADGGMQETLAEGMRGELVFDRTPFYAESGGQIGDAGEIRFSGGARFVVEDVKKRAGDVFAHIGTLEGASIKAGDEAELLVDAQRRDRTRSNHSATHLMHSALRNVLGPHVSQKGSYVGPDRLRFDFSHGRALSPSDIAAIEAEVNAVVRQNDETETSESTPEEAIAKGALALFGEKYGDKVRVLTIGQAPGEPDKAYSVELCGGTHVRRTGDIALFKIVGESAVSAGVRRVEALTGEAAREYLEQQAGIAKAAADTLKVPVSELEKRLSALVDERRKLEKELSDAKTKLAMGGGGGAAPAAVETIGNLKFTGRIVEGVGGKELRSLVDAARAEMGSGIAAFVGINDGKAAIAVGVTEDLAGSAADAVALVRAGSEAIGGKGGGGRPDFAQAGGPDASKGEEALAAIRAALAG encoded by the coding sequence ATGACGCGCTTGCGCGACATACGTGCCCAGTTCCTTGGCTATTTTGAAGGGAACGGCCATGAAGTGGTGGCCTCCAGCCCGCTCGTGCCCAAGGATGACCCGACCCTGCTTTTCACCAATGCGGGCATGGTCCAGTTCAAGAACGTGTTTACTGGCGCTGAAAAGCGCGCCAATCCGCGCGCCGTCTCCTCGCAGAAATGCGTACGCGCAGGCGGCAAGCACAACGATCTTGATAATGTGGGCTATACGGCGCGCCACCACACCTTCTTTGAAATGCTGGGGAATTTCTCCTTCGGCGACTATTTCAAGGAAGAGGCGATCCACCATGCCTGGACGCTGGTAACGAAGGACTTCGCGCTCCCCAAGGACAAGCTCCTCGTCACGGTCTATGCCGAGGATGATGACGCGGCCGCGCTCTGGAAGAAAATAGCCAGCCTGCCGGATGATCGCATCATCCGCATCGCCACGTCTGACAATTTCTGGATGATGGGCGATACCGGCCCGTGCGGTCCGTGCTCTGAGATTTTCTTTGACCATGGCGAGCACATTCCCGGCGGCCCTCCGGGTAGCCCGGACGAGGATGGCGACCGCTTTATCGAGATCTGGAATCTCGTCTTCATGCAGTATGAGCAGCAGGCCGATGGCTCGCGCATCAACCTGCCCAAGCCCTCCATCGATACCGGCATGGGGCTGGAGCGGGTGGCGGCTGTCCTGCAGGGCAAGCACAATAATTACGAGATTGATCTGTTCGCTAACCTCATCAAGGCCGGCGAAGAGGCGCTCAAAGTGAAGGCGCAGGGCGCGGCGCTGGCCAGCCACCGCGTCATCGCCGACCATTTGCGCGCCACCAGCTTCCTCATCGCCGATGGCGTAACGCCGTCCAATGAGGGGCGCGGCTATGTGCTGCGCCGGATCATGCGCCGTGCCATGCGCCATGCGCATATTCTGGGCGCGACGGAGCCGGTCATCTACACGCTGGCGCCAGTGCTGGCTGCCGAGATGGGCGATGCCTTCCCGGAGCTGAACCGCGCCCTGCCCGTGATCGAGGAGACGCTGCGCGGTGAGGAAGAGCGCTTTCAGCGCACGCTGGGCCGCGGCCTGACGCTTCTCGAAGAGGCGATTGCCGATCTGCCAGAGGGCGCGGCTTTGCCCGGCGAGACCGCGTTCAAGCTCTATGACACCTATGGGTTTCCGCTTGACCTCACCCAGGATGCGCTGCGCGCGAAGGGCTTAAGCGTTGATGAGGCGGGCTTCAACACCGCCATGGACCGCCAGCGCGCCGAGGCGCGCGCCCACTGGCAAGGCTCCGGCGATGCCGCGGGCGACGCTGTCTGGTTCGCGGTGCGCGATGTCACCGGCCCGACGCAGTTCCTCGGCTATAGCGAGCTGTCGGCGAAGGGCGCACTCAAGGCGATCATCGCCGATGGCGGCATGCAGGAAACTCTGGCCGAGGGTATGCGGGGCGAGCTGGTGTTCGACCGCACGCCCTTCTACGCCGAGTCCGGCGGCCAGATTGGCGATGCAGGCGAGATCCGCTTTTCCGGCGGCGCGCGCTTTGTGGTCGAGGACGTGAAAAAGCGTGCAGGCGATGTGTTCGCCCATATCGGCACGCTCGAAGGCGCCTCCATCAAGGCAGGCGACGAGGCGGAGCTGCTGGTGGATGCGCAGCGGCGTGACCGCACCCGCTCCAACCACTCGGCGACCCACCTCATGCACTCGGCCCTGCGCAATGTGCTGGGCCCGCACGTCTCCCAGAAAGGCTCCTATGTGGGGCCGGACCGGCTGCGCTTTGACTTCTCCCATGGCCGCGCGCTTTCGCCTTCCGACATCGCCGCGATCGAGGCGGAAGTGAACGCGGTCGTGCGCCAGAATGACGAGACCGAGACGAGCGAATCCACGCCGGAAGAAGCCATCGCCAAGGGCGCTCTGGCCCTGTTTGGCGAGAAATATGGCGACAAGGTACGCGTGCTCACCATCGGCCAGGCGCCGGGCGAACCGGACAAGGCGTATTCGGTGGAGCTGTGCGGCGGCACCCACGTGCGCCGCACCGGCGATATTGCCCTGTTCAAGATTGTCGGCGAAAGCGCCGTGTCGGCAGGCGTGCGCCGTGTCGAGGCGCTGACCGGTGAGGCCGCGCGCGAGTATCTGGAACAGCAGGCCGGCATCGCCAAGGCCGCTGCCGATACGCTCAAAGTCCCGGTGTCGGAGCTGGAAAAGCGCCTGTCTGCGCTGGTCGATGAACGGCGTAAGCTGGAAAAGGAATTGAGCGACGCCAAGACAAAGCTCGCCATGGGCGGTGGCGGCGGTGCCGCGCCTGCGGCCGTTGAAACCATTGGCAATCTGAAGTTCACCGGGCGTATCGTCGAAGGCGTGGGCGGCAAGGAATTGCGCAGCCTCGTCGATGCCGCGCGCGCTGAAATGGGCTCCGGCATCGCCGCCTTTGTCGGCATTAATGATGGCAAGGCCGCGATTGCCGTCGGGGTGACAGAGGATCTGGCGGGCAGCGCAGCCGACGCCGTGGCGCTGGTGCGCGCAGGGTCAGAGGCGATTGGCGGCAAGGGCGGCGGCGGCCGTCCCGACTTTGCGCAGGCCGGCGGCCCCGATGCCAGCAAGGGCGAGGAAGCGCTCGCCGCCATCCGCGCCGCGCTGGCGGGGTAG
- a CDS encoding Flp family type IVb pilin gives MKNLVSRFFKDESGATAIEYGLIAALIAVVIISAVTLLGTSLESTFETVEEALG, from the coding sequence ATGAAAAATCTGGTTTCGCGTTTCTTCAAAGACGAATCGGGTGCAACGGCCATCGAATATGGTCTGATCGCCGCCCTTATCGCCGTTGTGATCATCAGCGCTGTGACCCTGCTGGGCACCAGCCTTGAGAGCACCTTCGAGACGGTTGAGGAAGCCCTCGGCTAA